One Nicotiana tomentosiformis chromosome 1, ASM39032v3, whole genome shotgun sequence genomic window, taggactccacaacaaaatagagtagttgaaagaaagaataggacacttgaagatatgtctaggactatgcttctttctagtaaactgccccatagtttttgggcagaagctgtgaacactgcatgttacatcataaataggtgcatgactagacctcttgtagagaagactccctatgagttacttaaagggagaaagccaaacatatcccatcttagggcatttagATGCAAGTGCTTTATGCACAATAATGGTATAAACTCcataggtaagtttgatcccagaaatGATGAGGGAGTGTTCTTGGGATATTCTTTACATAGTAAAGCTTacaagatttataacaaaagaactatgtgtgtagaagaaagtgtacatgtagtttttgataaaattaacattctttctgagatacAGGAACATgaagatgaagcaattgggctggttagaaactcaaatgaaaccataacccagactgaagctgcaccaaaggaaggaacaggtgatggaacaggtccttctACCCAGGGCAACCTGACAGGGGGAACTAAACAAAGAAGATCTGATCCTCAACCCATGAGGGAACCTATCCATGAACCAgttcctcagcaacaaaacaCTAAAGGAACATCTAAGGGAAACCAACTTGTTGTGAAACCTTATAAGTaccaaagttctcatcccattgagaacaaaattactgatccaacctctagaatcaaaaccagatcttctttgaagaatctttgtgcttttgatgcttttctATCTATTATTGAACATAAAAATattgctgaggctttgcaggatacaGACTGGGTGAATACAATGCAAGataaactcaaccaatttgagagaagtcaagtttggcatctggtaccaagacccaaggacggatcagtaattggcacaaaatgggtcttcagaaataaACTTGATAAAGATgaaacagttacaaggaacaaggcaagattggtggtttaaggatatagtcaagaggagggcatagactatgatgcgACTTTTGgtccagttgcaagattggaagcaattagactcttcatagcctttgctgcttacatgaaattggatgtcaagagtgccttcctcaatggctatctaaaggaagaagtgtttgtcaagcaaccttcgggatttgaaagcaaggaatgtcctgatcatgtgtataagcttgacaaggcactttatgggctcaagcacgctccaagagcatggtatgaaagattatcaaaatgtTTGCTTGAGCATAGccacaagagaggtaaaattgacaatactttatttttgaaagaaaaaggtaaagatctcttggtagttcagatatatgttgatgatataatctttggagcaaccactgataagttaagtaaagaatttgctaaactaacggggagtgaatttgaaatgagcatgatgggtgagcttatttctttttaggcttacaaattaaacaaaattcaaatggaaccatgatccatcagcagaagtatgtaaaagagttgcttaaaaggtttaaaatggaagattccaaagaaattgacactcctattgcaacagctacaaagttggatatagatgaacctggttcatatgttgatcagaagttgtataggggaatgattggctcattgttgtatctcactgatagcagacctgacattattttcagtgtaggcctttgtgcaagatttcatgCGAATCCAAatgagtctcacttgactgctgtcaaaAGGATTTTGAGATACCTAAAATGCACCACTaacctttgtctatggtatctaaaaggtagtaatttcaatctaatgggatatgttgatgctgattatgcaggatttcttatggatagaaagagcacctcaggtatggcacagtttcttggctcatgtcttgtgtcttgggctacCATAAAGCAAAATtttgtggccttatctactgttgaagctgagtatgttgttgctgcttcatgttgtgctcaattattatggatcaaacagcaattaatggactttggaattgatgttggttgtatccccatattttgtgataacactagtgaaattagtatgaccaagaacccggttcatcacaagagaactaagcacatagatgttagacatcactttttgagggacaactatgaaaatGGTTCGATCACTATGGAATTTTGtactactgacaagcaaatagctgacatcttcacaaaatctctaagtagagatcactttgaaaggaacatattagaattagggatgattaagatcacctaaaaggaccagttcaaaatttcacaataaaaaaaaattaaatgaaaaGCAATGAAAAAActttttggttagaaaatctgtaaattttgcacatagttagattagattttgcttagtctcatactttcaatagtatactccTGTGTCAtgtgctaaaatgactcattaatctctaatgatattatctctaCTTTCTTGGAAAGACTTACATAAGAGATTTCttactaaagaacttggttcatcaagattacttggTATGTATTCTATACTCTGCATAATTTggaataattatatttggatcaTGATTAAAAGAAGAGTCCCATATAATACCAAAGCCTTTTTGGACTTATCCGTTACAAAATGAACTAGTTCCGTTCAAAAGAAGTCCTAACCGCATtaagtgcctagattctagggatagTCTTGAACGTTTTTTCAAACTGACTtgcagtttgattagacttctgcAAAAGTTGTCATTACTCAAGTGAATTCCTCCACTTTATATTGATTAGGATTCATTTGTTTCttcacttctaaattttcaagCCGTCCAAATTCTCTCAAACTTCTCTCCTCTTCTACTCTCACACAAACTCGTTTTCTAAAGCTCCCAAACTCAGAAATGGCAATCCcttctgaaaatccctcatcCCCACCCAAGGAAACCATACCCACACCATCTATCACACCTTCAACCACACCTCTGTCTAAGAAATAAAGAACTAAGATACTTGCTCGCAAGACTATGGCTGGGAGCACATAATCTAAGAAATTAGATAAACAATTGAAGGATAGCCAGGTCCAGGAACCTTGGAATTCTGAAGACTCATTTAAGTATGttactgagggggaagaaacagTTTCTTATGAGACTGAACGGTATCATCTGGCCCTAAAGTTACTCCCGAAACTATTTTTGAGGTTGCTACgaatttggagaataggtttgtaCTGGTAGGATCCATGGCATGTGTTGAAACTACTGATTCTGGAgaagttggtggtaaaaataaaaaagaaaaaaagagtgaggGTGCTCGGAGTACTGTGAGGGTAAAGGGAAAAGGAGTGGTTGGTTCTTCACCCACTCTTGTTAGTCTAACTAAAGAATCAGgtgcaatggttgtttggggTGAGGAATCTGCTGGAATAGAGGAGAGTGAGAAAAACAGGGGAAGTGGGCCTGGAGAAGTTGCCGAGGGGCTGGTTTAACTTGGTAAAAATGTAGATGAACTTATTCCATCTGAACAGGAAACTCTCGCAGACCTACTGAAAAGGGTGACTGCAAGTtacaatccaaagaagaaaggaagttCAGGAGTTAACACCCTTGGCACTGCTAGGGAAAATAAGAAAAGGAAGGCTGCCTCTTCTATCCCTGTTGAAATTCCTCCCACAAGAGGAAGAGCCACAAGACgtcagaagaagcagagtgaggctgaATTGGAGAAAGCCTTagaagaaagtaaaagaaaagttgCTGCTAAGGGAAAGAAAAAGGTGGGTGAGCCTGTTGAGGCTGTTGAAATTGATGAGATAGACCTGGTCCTTCGAGATGAAAATGAGACAGAAGAAGTGGAGGTTCTGACTCCTAAAGCTAAGAAATCCAAGACTTCCACAAAGAAGTCTGCTTCAAAGTCAAAGTCCGTTGAACCATCCACTTTGGCTAAGAGAACCAGGTCTGCTGTGAAATCAAGAAAAGTGAAAATTATGGAGGAAGAAGAATTGAGTGGAGAGGAAGAAGGTGATGATTATGATTTTGAGAAAGACAATATGGTCAAATTTGAAAAGAGGACTATCTTGAAAGGCAGACTCCGCagggacttggaggaggaaggaATGGCGATGCTTTTGGAGAAGTTATAGTTGCAAGGCTaaaaggacatggtccttcagatggatgaCAGGCTGGCCAGAAATAAAATTGTGGAGTTTATGGCAAATTATGAGATAAAAGATGGTAGGGTCACCAGTGTGGTAAAGGGGATGAAAGTAAGTTTTTGATAAGAAAGAGTTGGGAGAGATCTTGGGTGTACATGCTGAAAGGTACAATGATTATAAGAAACTAAAATGGCCAAGTCTAGAGAATCTCCCTACTGCCCTTGCCATTACTAGAAAATTTGGTGATAATGAAAAGGAACTTGAGCCCAAGGCTTAtttacaaaagtgagatgaagccaccccaAAGGGTTGTTCGAATTTGTAAACAAATGTGTGCCGCCTAGGCAGGAAATGAGGCACATTGCCATATTCATGGACCTAGTCCTTATGGAATATTTGGACAGTGGGTGGCAAATCAATTGGCTTGGGTTTATAATCATgcttcttgatagggttctaaATGGCACAAAGACTCATGCCATACCCTATGGCTTTCTTCTCACGGCTGTACTTGCACACTTCAAGAAATAGGAGGTTGGTACAAGTAAGGATCATTTTGGGACAAATACTCTGACtacttgtgactatgaagtccaaacCACTCCTAAAGAACCCGATTCATCCAAAAATATATCAATGAATAGAAAAGTGCGAGCCTTGATGCAAgagagtggggctaaggatgctgagattgataggctgaagaagaggttggcagaagtggagactgagagagatgctctcagagctGAGCTGtcaaaagaaaaggagaagattGATGGCACCTGGTCCTTCCAAGCCTTAAGCCtcctagcctagtgtagatcaaccagtgacccagttcggaatttttttttgtttcttttgctcatgttccaatgtttttatttcttcttatgctttgTGATAGGATCTTATCAATCAATGAAATTCATTATCTTTTGCTCTAACTATTTGTTTATAATTCTTAGATGGATAATATCTTTAGATTGATAtatgatgattaatccatgattgcTTGTGAAGTAGCCCaagtggccatgagtaatttcTATTTAAAATCTGGTTGTCTAACAttattatgcaacttttcgatgatgccaaaaagggGGAAAAAGTTGTGCTTTCACTTTGTACAGTGAGTCTACCTTTGAGGAACAAATGAATAATTTCAAGGCAGCCTTAAACTCCAAGAACGAGGAGGCCAATGTTGTCAAGGAAAGAAGGCCCAACTAGAGGAGAGGCTAAAGAGGTTTATAGACCAAAACCGGCTTCATTAGTCTACGAATGTTGAGCTCGATGCTCGCCTCGGTGCCCTGAGATCAGATAGGGACGGCCTCCTGGCCGAAGTTGACAGGCTTAAGGCAAAGCTCCAGGACCAAGAGGATTCCTTCGTATTTGAGAAGACTTATGCAATATACCATATATAGAGGAataccttggaagaggccaaagtgaGCATTAATAATATAGAAGATTTCATTGCCCATCCCCGAGAACTAAAGTTGTCTGCTCGAGAACACCTTCTCGCTCGGCCCGCTGCAACTGACTCCTCGAGTACCGGTTCTGAGTACTCAAAAATCAAAGGGGAGATTGAATAGGATAAGGATCAATGTCAAGAACCGGCGGCTGATTCGCCTTCCTCCACTGGGGGAGACGCAGATCCCGCTCTTCCTTCGGGCTCCGGCGGCAATGATGcttattttttctctcttctttttgTACTTTGTAATTATGTGAAACTTTTTACCAAGTTTGACACTTTGATGAATAAAGAATATTTTTGTTTAAGTGTTGTGCAAAATACATTCCTTTTGCGTCGAATTAGTTAAAGCTTTGGGTATGCTTTCATCTGATAGCTTTTGATTTCGGGTACAAATTCTTCCAGAATCgaccctttactatgagggtttcataagagagagccctcttatgtttatggtgccAATCGTCCTAGGTATGATCTTCTATATAATTGCCCATCCACGAGGCAGTAGCGGGCTACTTTGGTTCGTAGTGCTCAGGATGCCTTCGGTTCTTTGGGTAACTTGCCATGCCGAAGATATTCGACGAACTCATTCCTCTAATCCCAGACTAAGTTGGTTGAGTTGACCTCACAGTAACCGTCCACATCAAATACCGAGTGCATAAGTTGGACTACTGTACTGGAGTCAGATCCTTTCATCTCTGTTGATGACCCCAAATTAGCCAATGTGTCTGCTTCCATATTTTCTTCTCTCGGAATGTGTATGATCGACGCAGTGCTTGCACCTTATTCACATATTGCTACATATGTTATTCCTTTATGTCAAAAATATTGTACACTTAGTTTACTACCAGCTGGGAATCACATTGATCTCGATGGCCTCGGAGCCAAGTCCCCCAGCcagttcaagtcctgcaaccaaagcTTCATACTCGTCTTCAATGTTAGTTAATGGAAAAAATCTTAATGGCCTGTCTTAGGGTTTTTTCCGAGTGTGTGACTAGAACTACCCTGAGACCGGACCCTTTTACATTagaagctccatccgtaaacaaggtccaaactcttgATTTCATTTCTGGCACCGACACTGGTTCCTTAGTAGCTAAGGCCATTAATacgggactgaaatcggccacaaagtcggccaaaacttatgACTTGATCATAGTCCTGGGCTTGTACTCAATGTCGAGCTCGCTAATTTCGACTGTCATTTAGCCAACCGGCCTGACAACTCAGGCTTGTGAAGGACATTCCTAAGGGAAATATTGTCACAACGGCTACCGGGTGGCCCTGAAAATAAGACCTAAGCTTCTGAGAGGCGACTATGAGAGATAAGGCTAATTTTTCGAGGTGCGAATAGCGAGTCTCCGCTCCCGATAATATTTTACTAATGTAATAAAatgaaattgcgtacctttttaTTCTTGGACCAAAATAATATTTACCGCTACATTTGAGACCGCTAGATATATCAACAATTGTTAGCCTCCCCCCGATTTTGATAGTAACGGGGGGCTAGACGGGTACCTTTTTAAATCCTTCAGTGCCTGGAGTCCacttgaaattgttcttctttttcaaaagtgAGAATAAGTGATGAAATATTTTCGAGGCTGGTCTGAgatgtctttgatggctttgatatTATCGGTATTTACCTCTATCCCTCTTTGCGAGACCAAGAACCCCAAGAACTTACTAGAACCAACCCCGAATACGTATTTTtctgggttaagcttcatgttgtattttctcatAATGTCAAAGGTCTCTTGGAGGTGCTTCAAATGATCTCCTTCATTCAAATACTTGACTAAAATTTGttatgaaagaagttttttcctgatcctccaagTTCATTTTGATTTGACTGTACCTGgagtaagcatcaaggaaactcattaacccgTGCATGGCTGtaacatcaatcatttgatcaatatttggcaatgggaatgagtctttagggcacgccttatttaaatccttataatctacacacattctgaACTTGTTATTCTTCTTCGGAACTACAACTAAATTGGCTAACCATtctagatattttacctcttagATCGAACCGATGTCGAGTagtcgagttacctcttctttaacaaacATGTTTCTGACCTCGGCTATTGGACATTTCTTTTCCCTTAACTGTGAGAAGTTCAGATCTAGGCTTAACTTGTGCACGGCCACCTCTAATGGGATACATGTCATATTAGAGTGCGACCATGTAAAACAGTCGATGTTAGCTTTAAGGAAACTTATAAATCCTAACCTGAGCTCGGTATTTAACTCCGTTCCCAAATGGAACTTCCTTTCCAAAAATTGCTCGAACAAAGTCACCTGCTCGAGTTCTTCTACGGTTGACTTAGTTTTATCTGTTTTCTCCGGTACCTAAAGTATCTCGGAACCTAATAGGATTTCGATGACTCCTCACTCTTATCATCTTTATTCGGAGAGGGAGATGGCATCGGctcctgtaattgctatttgttgGTCTCATTTCCCTTGCTGCTAGAAACAGTTACCGCGTTCATCTTTCTTGCTGCCGATTGGTTTCCTATTATTTGTTTGATTCCTTCCTGGGTCGGGAATTTCAGTAGTTGATGATATACTGAGGGAACAGCCTTCATTTCGTGTATCCACGGCCTCCCAAGGATTACATTGTAGCCCGTGTCACCATCTACCACCTCTAATAAGGTGGTTTTTGTTACCCTGTCAGCATTCATGGGCAACATGATCTCACCTCGGGTTGTCATACTTGTCGTCGGTATGATGCTTCCTGTCAGTTATGCTTGCTCCAACACTATTAATTGGATGATGTTGGTTGAGCTTCCCGGGtcaaccaaaacacgtttaattttgaaatctaaaacatcAAGAGAGATTACCAGAGCGTCATTATGTGGATGAAGGAGTCCGTCGGCGTCTTCCTACGTGAAGGTGATATCATCTTCcgcgacttcccggagtctcttgcgGTGAGCCACCGATATCTTTATTTTGTTGGCCGCCGAGAAGGTTACACCGTTAATTTTATTCCctccaaaaatcatgttgatagttaATCGATGAGAGTCTTTTGTCGCCTTTGAAGGCTCTGCATTGTCTCAGCTTCGGCCGTAGttgtttttggctcgatcacttaaAAATTCCCTGAGATGTCCATTCTTTAACACCTCTTCCCGAATATGCCGGTAGTCCCCAGTTCTATGGCCGTGAGTCATATGATATTTGcaccacaagttgggatccctctagcTAGGGATCAAATCTGATTGGCTTCAGGAATCATGATTTTTTTATATTCCTCATAGCTGATGCCAACTCCACTAAGATGATGTTGAAGTTATAGTCCGATAACCTGGGATATGTGAAGTCTACGGCCCCCGGTACCTCATTTTCTTGTAATGACATACTGTTCCGGCCACGATCGATTCTTCTATTGGGAACAAACCTGTTCGAGGACCGAAACCCTTTGCGGCTGAGTCCCTCAATTTTTTCATACGGCAAAAAATGACATTTATAAGACCGCCAATCTGCATCGAAGTCACTTTTAAACTTCTCTTGGTTTTTGTCTCGGTCCCGTCCCTTAGTTGATGTCGGGCGCTGGTCGTCTTCTATTCTTAATTTTGACTCTTAACGGTTATGGACATCCGCCCATGTGGTTTCCTGGAACTCGAGAaagctttccttcaattttcggGAGGCGTCGGAGCTTTGCAGATTCAACCCTTGTGAACGCCTCTGCTGTCCACTCATGTGGTATAACCAGTAGCAGCATCCTCTCTTTATGGAACCGGATCACGAATTCTCGCAATAATTCGGACTCACCTTGCGCAATCTTGAATATGTCTGGCTTCCTGGCTTGGACCTTCCTTGCCCCAGCATGGGCCTTGATTaatgaatctgcaagcatttTGAAAGAGTCAATTGAATACTCGAGTAAGAGTGAATACTATGTCAGAGCCCCCTATGTGAGGGTTTCACCAAACTTTTTTTAGTAAGACCAATTTGAATTCATGTTGAGCCAAATCATTCCCTTTCACGGCCATGGTGTAGGTTATGATGTGCTCTTGTGGATTCGAAGTCCCATCGTATTTGGTATGTCCGGCATTTTGAACCTCTTCAGAATTAACTCTGGCACCGTGCTCGGCTTAAATGGCAATTGCGTGTATTTTTTTGAATCTTGGCCTTTCAAAACTGGTGGTGCGCTCGGAATCTGATCCATTCGGGCGTAAaactcttttatatttttatccattcgttcattcatttccctcataaacctcatgagctcggttttgagGGGGTCATTCCCATTGTCATTCCCAAATCCGCTACCGGTCCCTCCGGCACCATCGAAACTGACTCCCAACTTGGGGTGTTATTATGGACTCTTTGAGCCATTTGATTCGTAGAAAAAATGGGAGGAACTGGGACCCTTCCGTTTGCATTATTAATAGCATATGGCAATACTTGTTTTAACTCCGTCATTACCCGGTCCTTCCTTGTGAGGTGACTCATGATTGCTTTCTGTTGTTCTCTTAAGATTTTCACTGTTTCCACGACATGCTCTTCCTCCGCGTCATCGGGAGTTGGCTCCCGCAcatgtcgagggtactgcccttcACGAACGGGGGTTTCTTCATCCCCTTCATTACGGGTGTCACTAATTAAGTCTTCATGTTGAGGCAGGTCTTCGTGTCCCTCAACGTTGTGCGTgatgttgacatcattagctgTCATTTCTGATTTCTTGCTAAGGAAAATCAAATAAGTTAGTAACAAATGCAAGGATCAAAGCAATTACTCTACTGTCTAAGCCTCATGGTGACCGCCagactatttacccgtaaaacggtatagttaaatttgttacgtggtttatagacaagcgaactgatatgatccaaaaataataaagGAATAAGATAAAGATAATACTTAGCAATAGAAATTGAAGAAGATGACAAGCCTAGCTCCGCGCGCAATGTCTCCCAGGATGAAAATAAAAGCAATATCAAAGAGCAAATAAAGTTATTCAGTTGAGAACGAAAGTAAAATGTAGTATGTGTTTCTCCAAGAATTTCACGTGTTACCATAGCTACTAAGCCTGCTATTTATAATTAtacctagggaaacaagatcctaaGATCAAGCCccacttaaatgataataaatgagtcattgatgaatatgtaacggcaagCCATATGAATATAAATATTCTCTATAACGGTTGCTCATTAATTTTAGAGAATATTCTCTAATTGAATGCTATATGATGGCAAATACTCGATCTGTTCTCGTTGATCATGCCCCCTTCGGAATTTACCCGATGTCAATTGCAGTTGTTGTTCCTGATACTGGATGTTACTTGACTCGCCATTTATCTCTTCGGTTCCACGTGTTATGCTATCATTCGaccatttattataaaccaatttTACCTCATATAATGTGTAATGATAATTGATCTTATAACCTTGACCCCTTTCAATTATTTCTAAAGAACGAACAAAAATTTTATGGACGTATGTCTACCCTCATAAAAAAGTTTGTTCAATTgtaaataacaacaaattttGCTCAAATGTACTTCATATATTCACACAAAAAAAATGAACATGAATGAAACTATGAAATGAAAGAGGATGACTCTATGACCATGTTAACTTGCATCATACCAAGACAAGGATTGAAGAACTCATTATTAATTTTTTCATCAAACGTAACAATGTTCTATTATTTAACAGAGAAATATTATACATAATAATACCGTGAAATGCATCGATCCTACAATTGTAGCAATAACAACATATTTTGAAAAAAGTGGGGCATTGTTCGGGAGGATCAATTAGCAGAATATGTTGAACActgaaaatattggaggatcatAATTACAAAAGCTACTTCATATTAGGAATTAAGAGATTGCCCGAGTTCAGTTGTCGAAACACAATAGAAACAACACAACATAATAGCAATTACTACTTGAAAATTAAGAAGTCCAAGCATAATACTAATAGTTTATATACCTAAGAgtgaaattataattttgataaagtttattgGGTTATCGATTAAATCGTTAATAATATTGGTCAAACCGAGACCCCAACGGATAACCCAATAGTCAAATAATACTAAGTCGTTATCAAACATTTAGCCCAATAACCTGATACCGATAACCAATAAGCTTTTCTCGATTCACGCTATCAGTTTACCCGATATATGTGGAACCTAGTTGAAGAGGCCAATTTGCACAAACGGGTGTATTAAACATAGCTCATTTACTACACTCATCTTATACTAAAAAGATGaaggggaaaaagaaaagaaaccatCCATTCACTCGATggccaaaagaaaaagaaaatccatTCATTCAAACATGATCAGACAGCCCATTCTTGCGCATACAATAAATACGCTTTCCTTGCCACTATGTCCAGTATTGCGAGCCGCCCAAATTTGTTTGCTGGCATTAGCTTCATGGATCGTTATCACCATTGCTGCACCGCAATTCTTGGCACTCCTCAAGGGAAAATCCTTGATTGAGCCGGAAGTCTAGTTTCTTTCAAGTGGAAAAGACTTCAAAGTGACGATTTAATCGTTACAATTTGATTAATGTATCATCTTCTGAGACCATCATAAGCCGGGATAAAATGCATCACTGATAGTATGTTTTAACAGGACCATCTGGCGATTTAAGGTGGGTTGTTTCAAAAATTGAAGAAGAGATTTTGCAAAACTGTTAAGATCCAAACATcaagttttattttttattttttattttttacaaaaaCTAAAAGCTACACTCAAAACTAACTCttttgtttttgtaaaaaaataaaaaataaaaaaatctctcCTGGTTGTTGGCATAGAAATTTTTCTTgcaaaaaattattataaaaataattttcaaaatactctTCTTCAAAACCACAACATTATCTCCTTTCCCTGTTCTTCCTCTGTCCTCGCGCTGCAGGCTGTGCTTTTTAGGGAGTGGATTTGCCCCAAATGGCGATTGCCGATCAACAAAGCCATCAAATTTGACCACTCACAGTAGATCCACTACTCACCATTTGCTTCCGATGAAAACCGTCAATTCTGCCGTTATAGTCATCGCCGCCGCTATCTTCATCGTCAACGTCTTTGGCGTCATCTTCATCAGACGATAAAGGCACAAGCCAACAATTTCCATGTAAATGCCCATTCACACACACAAAATACTCCAATCCATTTTCCAGCGTACCAAGCCGTCGCGCCGCGCTCTTAGGGACGAGCCGAGCCGCCGTCATGCTCCAAACTCGGGCCCCACAGAACGGACACCTCACTCCTTCTTCAAGCTCTACTTGTTTACTAATCAAACACGCCCTCGTCTTCGACTTCATGAATCCCCCAAATACCCCTCTGAAAATCCCCAAATAATCATCCTTACCCCTAATTTTATGCTCACATGAGGG contains:
- the LOC138907688 gene encoding uncharacterized protein; amino-acid sequence: MACVETTDSGEVGGKNKKEKKSEGARSTVRVKGKGVVGSSPTLVSLTKESGAMVVWGEESAGIEESEKNRGSGPGEVAEGLETLADLLKRVTASYNPKKKGSSGVNTLGTARENKKRKAASSIPVEIPPTRGRATRRQKKQSEAELEKALEESKRKVAAKGKKKVGEPVEAVEIDEIDLVLRDENETEEVEVLTPKAKKSKTSTKKSASKSKSVEPSTLAKRTRSAVKSRKVKIMEEEELSGEEEGDDYDFEKDNMVKFEKRTILKGRLRRDLEEEGMAMLLEKL